One window from the genome of Methyloradius palustris encodes:
- the asd gene encoding aspartate-semialdehyde dehydrogenase — translation MLRVGFIGWRGMVGSVLIQRMREEQDFDLIEPVFFTTSQAGGSGPAIGKEIPALKDAKNIAELKAMDVIISCQGGDYTTEIFPQLRGAGWKGHWIDAASTLRMENDATIILDPVNLNVIQGALANGGNNWIGGNCTVSLMLMALHGLFKADLVEWATSMTYQAASGAGAQNMRELLKQMGEAHRVASDLLSDPASAILDIDREVAGILRDEKFPTAHFGVPLAGSLIPWIDKDLGNGQSKEEWKGQVETNKILGRQSQPIPIDGLCVRIGAMRCHSQALTIKLKRDVPLDDINGLLAEANPWAKVIPNEREISMQQLTPAAVTGKLHTPVGRLRKLSMGSEYLSAFTVGDQLLWGAAEPLRRMLRILVEQ, via the coding sequence ATGCTTAGAGTAGGTTTTATCGGTTGGCGCGGTATGGTGGGCTCAGTGCTCATCCAGCGCATGCGTGAGGAGCAGGATTTCGATTTGATCGAACCTGTATTCTTTACCACGTCTCAAGCAGGCGGTAGCGGCCCAGCTATTGGTAAAGAGATTCCCGCGTTGAAAGACGCCAAGAACATCGCTGAATTGAAGGCGATGGATGTCATTATTTCCTGCCAGGGAGGCGATTACACCACCGAGATTTTCCCGCAATTGCGCGGCGCAGGCTGGAAAGGTCACTGGATTGATGCGGCTTCTACCTTGCGTATGGAAAATGACGCGACGATCATTCTTGACCCAGTGAATTTGAACGTGATTCAGGGCGCGCTGGCAAATGGCGGTAATAACTGGATTGGTGGTAACTGTACCGTTTCCCTCATGCTGATGGCTTTGCACGGCCTATTCAAGGCTGACTTGGTCGAATGGGCAACTTCCATGACCTACCAGGCAGCATCGGGTGCGGGTGCGCAGAATATGCGCGAACTGCTCAAACAGATGGGCGAGGCGCATCGGGTTGCTTCTGATCTATTGTCAGACCCCGCTTCCGCTATTCTGGATATAGACCGTGAAGTCGCTGGCATTTTGCGCGATGAAAAATTCCCTACTGCGCATTTTGGTGTGCCGCTTGCAGGCAGTCTGATTCCCTGGATAGACAAAGATTTGGGCAATGGCCAGAGCAAAGAGGAATGGAAGGGGCAGGTTGAAACGAACAAGATACTTGGTCGCCAGTCACAACCTATCCCTATCGATGGTCTGTGCGTGCGCATAGGCGCTATGCGTTGCCATTCCCAGGCCTTGACCATCAAGCTTAAGCGAGATGTGCCGTTAGATGATATTAACGGCTTGCTTGCTGAGGCTAACCCTTGGGCAAAAGTAATACCAAACGAGCGCGAAATCAGCATGCAGCAATTAACACCAGCTGCAGTGACTGGTAAATTACATACGCCCGTTGGGCGTTTGCGCAAGTTGAGTATGGGTTCTGAATACTTATCAGCCTTTACTGTTGGCGACCAATTATTATGGGGTGCCGCAGAGCCATTACGTCGTATGCTGCGCATTTTGGTAGAACAATAA
- the folC gene encoding bifunctional tetrahydrofolate synthase/dihydrofolate synthase: MVSPSKLPTDLVGWLAYIEALHPKSIAMGLDRVNSVKQRLNLTKKFPIIIVGGTNGKGSTCAMLERVYSAAGYRVACYTSPHLLAYNERVRVAEKNASDQDLCSAFAAVEAARQDTELTYFEFATLAAYWHFTQSTIDIAVLEVGLGGRLDAVNVFDPDCTIVTSIDLDHMDFLGNNRESIAYEKAGIFRKGITAICGEPNPPHTLIEHAEKIQADLKLINQDFSFQSKGQSWIYSDLLEEVTDLPFPALAGDFQLYNAACVIAAVHAMQDQLFVPIDHIIEGLKTVGLAGRFQKFNQQRTVILDVAHNPHAAAGLALNLSQNACKGRTLGVFAMLADKDVSGVVEILNSKIDVWYLAGINQKRGATAQQLQAIVQEQSSSAEVHNFVDTTAAYRQACIDATENDRIVVFGSFFTVADVMRMLPSAS, from the coding sequence GTGGTATCACCTTCAAAGCTGCCAACTGACTTGGTGGGATGGCTCGCCTACATTGAAGCTCTGCATCCAAAATCCATCGCCATGGGCTTGGACCGTGTAAATAGTGTCAAGCAACGCCTGAATCTTACCAAGAAATTTCCAATTATTATCGTCGGCGGTACTAATGGCAAAGGCTCTACCTGTGCCATGCTGGAGCGCGTGTACAGTGCGGCTGGTTATCGAGTTGCTTGCTATACATCACCCCATCTATTGGCCTACAACGAGCGCGTACGCGTTGCTGAGAAGAACGCCAGTGATCAGGACCTATGCTCGGCGTTTGCTGCGGTAGAAGCTGCTAGGCAAGACACGGAACTCACCTACTTTGAATTTGCGACATTAGCTGCTTACTGGCATTTTACCCAGTCAACTATTGATATTGCCGTGCTGGAAGTCGGCTTGGGTGGCAGGCTAGATGCCGTGAATGTGTTTGATCCAGACTGTACCATCGTCACCAGTATTGATCTTGACCATATGGATTTTCTTGGCAATAACCGTGAAAGCATTGCCTATGAAAAAGCGGGTATATTTCGCAAAGGTATTACTGCTATTTGTGGTGAACCGAATCCGCCCCATACTCTTATTGAACATGCGGAAAAGATACAGGCTGATCTAAAACTGATTAATCAAGATTTTTCATTTCAGTCAAAGGGGCAGTCTTGGATTTACAGCGATTTGCTGGAAGAAGTCACGGACTTACCATTTCCAGCCTTGGCGGGAGACTTTCAGCTGTATAACGCCGCCTGTGTGATAGCGGCTGTACACGCCATGCAAGACCAGTTATTTGTTCCTATTGATCATATTATTGAGGGTTTGAAAACGGTTGGCTTGGCTGGACGTTTTCAGAAATTCAATCAGCAACGTACAGTGATTTTAGATGTCGCACACAATCCACATGCCGCTGCTGGCTTAGCACTTAATTTAAGTCAGAATGCTTGCAAGGGTCGTACGTTGGGTGTGTTTGCGATGTTGGCAGATAAAGATGTCAGCGGCGTCGTGGAGATACTAAATTCGAAAATTGACGTCTGGTATCTAGCTGGCATCAACCAAAAGCGTGGTGCGACTGCTCAACAGTTACAAGCAATCGTTCAAGAGCAAAGCAGTTCAGCTGAGGTACATAATTTTGTCGATACCACTGCGGCTTATCGACAAGCCTGTATCGATGCCACTGAAAATGATAGAATTGTCGTATTCGGTTCATTTTTCACAGTGGCCGATGTCATGAGAATGTTGCCCAGTGCTTCGTAG
- a CDS encoding phosphoribosylanthranilate isomerase, whose product MSQRTRVKICGITRLEDALSAIEQGADAIGLVFYAASPRHVSIAQAKSIVENLPPFITTVGLFVNATEAEIVKTIEAVGLNLIQFHGDETPEQCKQFALPYIKAIRVKSDTNLVQYEADFEDAKALLLDTYTEGLVGGTGQVFDWSLIPKTLQKPIILAGGLNSHNVRQAVEQVHPYAVDVSGGVEASKGIKDAAKIAAFIRGVNDAVI is encoded by the coding sequence ATGAGTCAACGAACACGAGTGAAAATCTGTGGCATTACGCGCTTAGAAGACGCCCTCTCTGCAATTGAGCAAGGTGCGGATGCTATTGGGCTGGTCTTTTATGCTGCGAGCCCGCGTCATGTCAGCATAGCTCAGGCAAAATCAATTGTTGAAAATTTACCGCCATTTATTACCACTGTAGGTTTGTTCGTGAATGCAACAGAAGCTGAGATTGTAAAAACAATTGAAGCTGTCGGACTCAATTTGATTCAATTTCATGGTGATGAAACCCCTGAGCAGTGTAAGCAATTTGCATTACCTTATATCAAAGCAATACGCGTCAAATCGGATACAAATTTGGTACAATATGAGGCTGATTTTGAAGACGCCAAAGCACTTCTGCTTGACACCTATACCGAAGGTTTGGTGGGTGGTACAGGGCAAGTATTTGACTGGTCTCTGATACCAAAAACATTACAGAAACCAATCATACTGGCGGGTGGTCTTAACTCACACAATGTCAGGCAAGCCGTCGAGCAGGTGCATCCCTATGCAGTTGATGTGAGTGGCGGTGTGGAAGCAAGCAAGGGAATAAAAGATGCAGCTAAAATCGCTGCATTCATACGAGGAGTAAACGATGCAGTTATATGA
- the trpB gene encoding tryptophan synthase subunit beta, translated as MQLYDMPDARGHFGPYGGTFVAETLVEALEELRVMYEKYRHDPEFLAEFAHDLKHFVGRPSPIYYAKRWSERVGGARIYLKREDLNHTGAHKVNNTVGQALLAKRMGKPRVIAETGAGQHGVATATIAARMGLKCVVYMGSEDVKRQAPNVFRMKLLGATVVPVESGSKTLKDALNEAMRDWVTNIADTFYIIGTVAGPHPYPMMVRDFQSVIGIEAKQQMQEMIGRQPDAVLACVGGGSNAMGIFYPYINEKNVRLIGVEAAGHGIETGMHAAPLTANSPVGVLHGNRTYLMQDEDGQIIETHSISAGLDYPGVGPEHAWLKDIKRAEYVAVTDDEAMAAFHNLCRTEGIIPALETSHALAYAEKLAATMSPDQVILVNLSGRGDKDINTVANISGITL; from the coding sequence ATGCAGTTATATGACATGCCAGATGCGCGCGGCCACTTTGGGCCCTACGGTGGCACCTTTGTCGCAGAGACATTAGTTGAGGCGCTTGAAGAATTGCGCGTGATGTATGAAAAATATCGTCACGATCCTGAGTTCCTTGCCGAATTTGCCCATGACCTAAAACATTTTGTCGGTCGTCCAAGCCCTATTTATTACGCAAAGCGCTGGTCTGAGCGAGTAGGCGGTGCACGCATTTATCTTAAGCGTGAAGATTTAAACCATACTGGTGCCCATAAGGTCAATAATACTGTGGGCCAAGCTTTATTAGCTAAACGCATGGGTAAGCCTAGGGTAATTGCTGAAACAGGCGCAGGGCAGCACGGTGTGGCTACAGCGACGATTGCGGCGCGTATGGGCCTCAAGTGTGTTGTTTATATGGGTTCTGAAGACGTTAAACGTCAAGCGCCTAACGTATTTCGTATGAAATTACTGGGCGCTACTGTAGTGCCTGTCGAAAGTGGCTCCAAGACCCTTAAAGACGCTTTGAATGAAGCAATGCGTGACTGGGTCACCAATATTGCTGATACTTTTTACATTATTGGCACTGTTGCAGGCCCGCATCCTTACCCGATGATGGTGAGAGATTTTCAGTCTGTGATTGGTATTGAAGCCAAACAGCAGATGCAAGAGATGATTGGCCGCCAGCCAGATGCGGTATTGGCCTGTGTAGGCGGTGGTTCTAACGCCATGGGTATTTTCTACCCATACATCAATGAGAAAAATGTGCGCTTGATTGGCGTGGAAGCGGCTGGCCATGGAATTGAAACAGGCATGCATGCTGCGCCATTAACCGCAAATAGCCCGGTTGGCGTTCTGCATGGCAATCGTACCTATCTTATGCAGGATGAAGATGGTCAGATTATTGAAACGCATTCTATTTCTGCTGGTCTGGATTACCCTGGTGTAGGCCCAGAACATGCATGGTTGAAAGATATTAAGCGTGCTGAATATGTAGCCGTTACCGATGATGAAGCGATGGCCGCATTTCATAATTTGTGCAGAACAGAGGGCATTATCCCTGCGCTAGAAACCAGCCATGCGCTGGCTTATGCCGAGAAATTAGCTGCAACCATGTCGCCTGATCAGGTGATATTGGTGAATCTCTCAGGCCGTGGGGATAAAGACATCAACACAGTCGCAAACATCTCTGGCATTACGCTTTAA
- the truA gene encoding tRNA pseudouridine(38-40) synthase TruA, whose protein sequence is MRIALCLEYDGQHFCGWQSQPSGCGIQDALEKALEVLALHKVRVIAAGRTDTGVHALSQVVHFDTETMRAEDSWVRGVNAHLPKTLRVQWAKEVDARFHARFDAQARSYQYLLINQATAPAIMSGKAGWFHFPLNLNLMREATGYLIGEHDFSAFRAADCQAKSPVKHLYNADIHVDGTSLIFSFSGNAFLHHQVRNMMGALIYVGKGKYPPDHIKTLLEARDRTASPPTFSPDGLYLTGVKYDPIWNLPNTHRQIKTVI, encoded by the coding sequence ATGCGGATCGCTTTATGTCTTGAATATGATGGCCAGCACTTCTGCGGATGGCAGAGTCAGCCTTCTGGCTGTGGCATACAGGATGCCCTTGAAAAAGCATTAGAAGTCTTAGCGTTACATAAAGTCAGGGTAATTGCAGCAGGGCGCACTGATACTGGCGTACATGCACTATCGCAAGTTGTGCATTTTGATACCGAAACTATGCGCGCCGAAGACTCTTGGGTGCGCGGTGTGAATGCGCACCTGCCTAAAACATTGCGGGTTCAATGGGCAAAAGAGGTCGATGCCAGGTTTCATGCGAGGTTTGATGCGCAGGCGCGCAGTTATCAATATTTATTGATTAACCAAGCAACAGCACCTGCAATCATGTCTGGTAAAGCGGGCTGGTTTCATTTTCCGTTGAATTTAAACCTGATGAGAGAGGCTACAGGTTATTTAATAGGGGAGCATGATTTCAGTGCTTTTCGGGCCGCAGATTGCCAAGCTAAGTCTCCAGTCAAACATTTATATAATGCAGATATACACGTCGATGGTACTAGCCTGATTTTTAGTTTCTCTGGCAATGCGTTTTTACATCACCAAGTGCGTAATATGATGGGTGCGTTGATATATGTGGGCAAAGGGAAGTATCCGCCAGACCACATCAAAACTTTGCTAGAAGCCCGCGATAGAACAGCTTCGCCACCTACATTTTCACCAGATGGCTTATATCTTACAGGCGTTAAATATGACCCCATTTGGAATTTGCCTAATACTCATCGTCAAATAAAGACCGTCATTTAG
- a CDS encoding SPOR domain-containing protein translates to MPPDNVNEQEIQFKKRARRRLVGAIALVLLMITILPMVLDDHSSKPPQQEIAITIPSQDGEFTSKIVPIAPETAPLEQPSSNNQQVIETPVDQTTLAKPETPKVEAPAKTEMDSPVSLTTTEAAKPTKPEPAVSKPQPIKEPVKKEVAVKVAPVKAVPEKVTPAKVAEDKTVKPASVEKPGTFSLQIGVFSDAANVKQLQDKLASQNLKSYTEKLPTPTGDKIRLRAGPFKTKADADKAFSKAKDVGLVGMIVANK, encoded by the coding sequence ATGCCGCCAGACAATGTGAACGAGCAAGAAATCCAGTTTAAAAAGCGTGCGCGCAGGCGCTTGGTGGGTGCAATAGCCTTAGTTTTGCTGATGATCACCATCTTGCCGATGGTGTTAGATGACCACAGCAGCAAGCCGCCACAGCAAGAAATCGCGATTACTATTCCTAGCCAAGATGGCGAATTTACCTCCAAGATTGTGCCAATTGCACCTGAAACAGCGCCTTTAGAACAGCCGTCATCTAATAACCAGCAAGTGATTGAAACGCCAGTTGACCAGACAACGCTAGCTAAGCCCGAAACACCTAAAGTAGAAGCACCAGCTAAAACTGAAATGGATAGCCCAGTTAGTTTAACCACCACTGAAGCAGCGAAACCCACAAAGCCTGAACCTGCTGTAAGCAAACCACAGCCAATTAAAGAGCCTGTCAAAAAAGAAGTTGCAGTAAAAGTAGCACCAGTTAAGGCAGTGCCAGAAAAAGTGACTCCAGCTAAAGTCGCTGAAGACAAAACTGTGAAGCCAGCCAGTGTCGAAAAACCTGGCACATTTTCACTACAAATTGGCGTGTTCTCTGATGCCGCTAATGTCAAGCAGCTACAGGATAAGCTGGCCAGCCAAAACTTGAAGTCTTACACTGAAAAACTGCCAACACCAACGGGCGATAAAATCAGGTTACGTGCGGGACCATTCAAGACCAAAGCAGACGCAGACAAAGCCTTTAGCAAGGCAAAAGACGTTGGTTTAGTCGGCATGATTGTGGCGAATAAGTAG
- the trpA gene encoding tryptophan synthase subunit alpha, whose product MSRIKTCFANLKQTGKKALIPYITAGDPHPKHTIDLMHAMVKAGADIIELGVPFSDPMADGPVIQRASERALVHKVGLRSVLGFVKEFRTQNAITPVVLMGYANPIEAMGVEKFADMAQSAGVDGVLTVDYPPEESVDFVTLLKARDIDPIFLLSPTTEPSRIDTIVHQASGFVYYVSLKGVTGAGNLDIAEVADRVAAIRLKTDLPIGVGFGVRDAATAKLVGKIADAVVVGSRMVQAVEQSTEDNLLENVSTLVAELRRAIDEI is encoded by the coding sequence ATGTCACGTATAAAAACATGCTTTGCCAATCTGAAACAAACAGGTAAAAAAGCACTTATTCCTTACATTACCGCTGGCGATCCACATCCAAAGCATACAATTGATTTAATGCATGCGATGGTTAAGGCTGGGGCAGATATCATTGAACTTGGCGTTCCATTTTCTGACCCAATGGCAGATGGCCCTGTGATTCAACGTGCCAGTGAGCGGGCTTTAGTACATAAAGTAGGTTTGCGCTCGGTACTTGGCTTTGTAAAAGAATTTCGTACGCAAAATGCGATTACCCCAGTAGTGTTGATGGGCTATGCGAACCCTATAGAAGCGATGGGTGTTGAGAAGTTTGCAGATATGGCGCAGTCTGCAGGTGTTGATGGCGTGCTAACTGTGGATTACCCACCAGAAGAATCTGTAGATTTCGTTACTCTGCTTAAAGCACGTGATATAGACCCTATCTTTTTATTATCGCCGACCACTGAGCCAAGCCGCATTGATACAATCGTGCATCAGGCCAGTGGTTTTGTTTACTATGTCTCCCTCAAGGGCGTAACTGGGGCAGGTAATCTGGATATCGCTGAGGTGGCCGATCGAGTTGCAGCAATTAGATTAAAGACTGATTTGCCAATTGGGGTAGGCTTTGGTGTGCGTGATGCAGCCACTGCTAAACTGGTTGGTAAAATTGCAGATGCTGTTGTGGTAGGTAGTCGCATGGTGCAGGCTGTTGAACAATCAACCGAAGATAATTTGCTGGAAAATGTAAGCACATTGGTTGCTGAGTTGCGCCGTGCCATTGACGAGATTTAA
- the accD gene encoding acetyl-CoA carboxylase, carboxyltransferase subunit beta: MSWLQKLLPPKINRAEGPGRKSVPEGLWSKCPSCEAVLYRTDLESNAEVCPKCSYHNRISARARLHLLLDEEGRFEIGAEVQPIDPLKFKDTKKYADRLKSTQADVGETDALIVMQGSMNAVPVVIAAFEFKFMGGSMGSVVGERFVRGVLNAIENKTPFICIAASGGARMQEGLFSLMQMAKTSAALTALSKAGLPYIAVLTDPTMGGVSASFAMLGDVIIAEPQALIGFAGPRVIEQTVRETLPEGFQRSEFLVEHGAVDMIVDRREMRDRIAKLVTGLMRKPAITTTSI; encoded by the coding sequence ATGAGCTGGTTACAAAAATTACTACCGCCCAAAATTAACCGCGCCGAAGGGCCGGGCAGAAAATCTGTACCTGAAGGTCTCTGGAGCAAATGTCCCTCATGCGAGGCTGTCCTCTATCGCACGGACTTGGAAAGTAATGCCGAAGTGTGCCCTAAATGTAGTTATCACAATCGCATTTCTGCACGGGCTCGCCTCCATCTTTTGTTGGATGAGGAAGGTAGGTTTGAAATTGGTGCTGAAGTACAGCCAATAGATCCACTAAAGTTTAAAGATACTAAAAAATATGCGGATCGCCTGAAATCAACACAGGCGGACGTGGGTGAAACCGATGCCCTGATTGTGATGCAAGGTAGTATGAATGCAGTGCCAGTTGTCATTGCTGCATTTGAGTTCAAGTTCATGGGCGGCTCTATGGGCTCTGTGGTCGGTGAACGATTTGTACGCGGCGTATTAAATGCCATTGAGAATAAAACACCGTTTATCTGTATCGCAGCGAGTGGCGGCGCACGTATGCAAGAAGGCTTGTTTTCATTAATGCAGATGGCGAAAACGAGTGCTGCGCTGACTGCGCTTAGTAAAGCTGGTTTACCTTATATTGCCGTACTGACTGACCCAACCATGGGCGGTGTTTCAGCGAGCTTTGCCATGTTAGGTGATGTGATTATTGCTGAGCCTCAAGCTCTGATCGGTTTTGCGGGCCCGCGTGTGATTGAGCAGACCGTACGTGAAACGTTGCCAGAAGGTTTTCAGCGCTCTGAGTTTCTGGTGGAGCATGGCGCAGTTGATATGATTGTTGACCGCCGTGAAATGCGCGACAGAATTGCTAAATTGGTCACTGGATTGATGCGCAAGCCTGCTATCACTACAACTTCTATTTAA
- a CDS encoding FimV/HubP family polar landmark protein, whose product MSLGAEAAGLGKLTVLSGLGEPLNAEIELLAAGPDELSSLSAIIAPEEAYKVQGIERPALHSTIKIEIKKSPSGSAYLKLSSNLPVSDPYLDMLIQVDWSSGRLLREYTLLLDPPGYSQPPVSLPSASKPTISKPVVVSPASMADAPVATSSSKPAKGAKKNSAASAAPVATQADAPPSDESKVTTAKGDTLYSIARNANVQNVSLDQVLVGIYQANKDAFIGNNMNRLKVGQIIRVPSSTELAAIPKAEAAQEIKVQSSDFQSYRNKLAGTVEAAPAMSDDEGKKSSGGKITKAAEDKATPVPTAPKDVVKLSKGVSADTKVLQDKVTGLQEEATAKEKTIKESNDRVAALEKQVADMQKLLVMKNQAMADAQKNAAANAPSPALPSKPEATPVPTPAAPVVAEQPAPAPVEAPKPAVPAEAEKPVDTTPAAVPAPEKKPVPVKKFTPPPPPVEEPGLFDDVNLPLVGGAGGFLALLVGGWLFLRNKRRRSLDGFEKDILTSGGLKANTVFGNTLGGTVDSGDTSFLTDFSPGTGMIDTHDVDPIAEAEVYMAYGRDSQAEEILKDAIVKEPKRYELHLKLLEMYAARKDSSAFETVAGELYSTLGTTDPTWAKVATLGRSFEPDNPLYEATEVSESQELGVSTAVAAGLVASEVAVASELAEDTTLDFSLDSPETDSAETSADAVEDNVLDFDIGTPSAEAEAIAESHASTMEMQASKAEEDFSSDAFDLDIGEPAEKPAESNDDLDFQLDLPEDAATDTVQLDMASFAPETSLDIASDVVEEPSLDFDKTMVLGVPDLVEAESSPEIDFSANQISFDLPEIKEAEPEVQSIDVSAETLDLPEIAEVSEPLELSVPDFEKTTITSLDANEIDSSEINFSSAEQDQAFDLDLDVDFANLETEEITVSELAESEPATVEDIAVPEIDLSGISLDLDAAPELSDAIASSESSEVDTKLDLVTAYMDMGDNEGARELLDEVLKEGGVQQRLKAQEILKSLS is encoded by the coding sequence ATGTCTTTGGGGGCGGAAGCAGCTGGCTTAGGTAAGCTAACTGTACTATCTGGTCTTGGTGAGCCATTAAATGCAGAAATTGAGTTATTGGCGGCGGGCCCAGATGAGCTTTCTTCATTAAGTGCAATCATTGCACCAGAAGAAGCCTATAAAGTTCAAGGTATTGAACGCCCTGCGTTGCACAGTACAATCAAAATTGAGATCAAGAAAAGTCCAAGTGGCTCTGCTTATCTCAAGTTAAGCTCTAATCTGCCAGTATCAGACCCGTATCTTGATATGCTGATTCAAGTCGATTGGTCTAGCGGTCGTTTGTTGCGTGAATACACGCTGCTGCTTGACCCGCCAGGTTATTCACAGCCGCCTGTCAGTTTGCCATCAGCGAGCAAGCCAACCATTAGTAAGCCAGTTGTTGTATCACCTGCCAGTATGGCGGATGCTCCAGTAGCTACTTCAAGTAGTAAACCTGCAAAAGGGGCTAAAAAAAACAGCGCCGCTAGCGCTGCTCCAGTAGCTACGCAGGCAGATGCTCCGCCATCGGATGAATCTAAAGTAACAACAGCAAAAGGCGACACGCTTTACAGTATTGCCCGCAATGCAAATGTACAAAATGTTAGTCTGGATCAAGTCCTTGTTGGCATATACCAAGCTAACAAAGATGCATTCATTGGTAATAACATGAACCGTCTTAAAGTCGGTCAAATCATTCGCGTACCAAGCAGCACAGAATTAGCGGCAATACCGAAAGCAGAAGCCGCACAAGAGATCAAAGTTCAATCGTCCGATTTCCAGTCCTATCGCAATAAGCTGGCAGGCACGGTTGAAGCAGCCCCAGCAATGTCCGATGATGAAGGCAAGAAATCATCAGGCGGCAAAATCACTAAGGCTGCAGAAGATAAAGCCACTCCTGTACCAACCGCTCCAAAAGATGTAGTCAAACTTTCAAAAGGTGTCTCAGCTGATACCAAAGTGTTGCAAGATAAAGTGACTGGCTTGCAGGAAGAAGCAACGGCTAAAGAAAAGACCATCAAAGAATCAAACGACCGTGTCGCAGCGCTAGAAAAACAAGTTGCTGACATGCAAAAATTGCTGGTCATGAAAAATCAAGCCATGGCTGATGCGCAAAAAAATGCGGCTGCCAATGCGCCATCACCAGCATTGCCAAGCAAGCCTGAAGCTACCCCTGTGCCAACTCCAGCAGCGCCAGTCGTTGCGGAGCAGCCAGCCCCGGCGCCAGTAGAAGCACCAAAACCAGCAGTTCCTGCAGAAGCAGAGAAGCCAGTTGATACAACACCTGCCGCAGTGCCAGCACCAGAAAAGAAACCTGTTCCTGTTAAAAAGTTCACTCCACCTCCACCGCCAGTTGAAGAGCCAGGGTTGTTTGATGATGTCAACCTACCACTAGTGGGTGGAGCGGGCGGATTCCTAGCCTTGTTAGTAGGCGGTTGGTTGTTCTTGCGTAATAAGCGCAGGCGCAGTTTGGATGGTTTCGAAAAAGACATACTGACTTCTGGTGGTCTAAAAGCTAATACGGTTTTTGGTAACACACTTGGCGGTACGGTCGATAGCGGTGATACCTCATTCTTGACTGACTTCTCGCCAGGTACAGGCATGATCGACACGCATGATGTTGATCCAATCGCTGAAGCTGAAGTCTACATGGCCTATGGACGTGACTCACAGGCTGAAGAAATTCTTAAAGATGCTATTGTAAAAGAGCCGAAGCGCTATGAATTGCATCTTAAGTTGCTAGAGATGTACGCTGCACGCAAAGATTCATCAGCATTTGAAACGGTTGCTGGCGAACTGTATTCAACGCTAGGCACCACTGACCCAACATGGGCCAAAGTGGCTACGTTGGGCAGAAGTTTTGAGCCTGATAACCCTCTATATGAAGCTACTGAAGTGTCTGAGTCGCAAGAACTGGGCGTTTCTACCGCTGTTGCTGCAGGTTTAGTAGCAAGCGAAGTAGCTGTGGCATCTGAGTTGGCGGAAGATACTACACTTGACTTCTCACTAGATTCACCAGAAACCGACTCTGCTGAGACTTCAGCAGATGCAGTAGAAGATAATGTGCTGGATTTTGATATAGGGACTCCATCAGCTGAAGCTGAGGCAATTGCCGAGTCACATGCTTCGACGATGGAAATGCAAGCAAGCAAGGCTGAAGAAGACTTCAGTTCCGATGCATTTGATTTAGATATTGGCGAACCAGCAGAGAAACCTGCTGAAAGTAATGATGACTTGGATTTCCAGTTAGACTTACCTGAAGATGCCGCAACAGATACTGTGCAGCTCGATATGGCAAGCTTTGCGCCAGAAACCTCATTAGATATCGCTTCTGACGTTGTGGAAGAGCCAAGTCTCGACTTTGATAAGACCATGGTATTGGGCGTGCCAGATTTGGTAGAGGCTGAAAGTAGTCCTGAAATTGACTTTTCTGCCAATCAGATCAGTTTTGATCTGCCAGAAATTAAAGAGGCTGAGCCTGAAGTTCAGTCGATTGATGTTAGTGCAGAAACGTTAGATTTGCCTGAGATTGCTGAAGTCTCAGAACCTCTAGAGTTATCAGTACCAGACTTTGAGAAAACGACGATTACCAGCCTAGATGCTAATGAAATTGATTCCAGTGAAATTAATTTTAGTTCAGCAGAACAAGATCAGGCTTTCGATTTAGATTTGGATGTGGATTTTGCTAACCTTGAGACTGAAGAAATTACTGTGTCTGAGCTTGCTGAATCTGAGCCAGCTACAGTAGAGGATATTGCAGTTCCTGAGATTGATTTGTCAGGCATTAGCCTTGATTTGGATGCGGCGCCTGAACTATCAGATGCGATTGCAAGTTCAGAGTCATCTGAAGTAGATACCAAGCTGGATTTGGTGACTGCTTACATGGATATGGGTGATAACGAAGGTGCCCGTGAATTGTTGGATGAAGTGCTGAAAGAGGGCGGTGTGCAACAACGCTTAAAAGCACAGGAAATATTGAAGAGCCTGAGCTAA